Proteins co-encoded in one Cupriavidus nantongensis genomic window:
- a CDS encoding heavy metal response regulator transcription factor has translation MKLLIVEDEVKLADYLRKGLAEEGYVIDVAANGIDGLHMASTSNYDLIVLDTMLPGIDGFGLLAALRQSKQTPVIMLTARHRVEDRVRGLKAGADDYLVKPFAFSELVARIEVLLRRVAGTVPAPDALVLLLGDLQVDLVKRRATRAGQRIDLSAKEFQLLTLLLRRKGEVLSRTEIAEQVWDVNFDHGTNVIDVAVRRLRNKLDLPFARPLLHTVRGMGYVLEDRPS, from the coding sequence ATGAAGCTGCTTATCGTAGAGGATGAGGTCAAGCTCGCGGACTATCTGCGCAAGGGGCTGGCTGAAGAGGGCTACGTGATTGATGTGGCCGCCAATGGCATCGATGGTCTCCACATGGCCTCTACCAGCAACTACGACCTAATCGTCCTGGACACGATGCTGCCGGGTATCGATGGCTTCGGCTTGCTGGCTGCGCTGCGACAAAGCAAACAAACACCGGTGATCATGTTGACGGCCCGCCATCGCGTCGAGGATCGGGTGCGTGGGTTGAAGGCCGGTGCGGATGACTATCTTGTGAAGCCCTTCGCGTTCTCCGAGTTGGTTGCGCGCATCGAGGTGCTCCTGCGTCGCGTGGCCGGTACAGTACCGGCACCCGACGCGCTTGTTCTGCTTCTGGGAGACTTGCAAGTGGACTTGGTAAAGCGGCGCGCGACTCGGGCAGGCCAGCGCATCGACCTGTCAGCCAAGGAGTTCCAGTTGCTGACACTTCTTCTGCGACGCAAGGGAGAGGTACTGTCACGCACCGAGATTGCTGAACAAGTGTGGGACGTGAATTTCGACCACGGCACCAACGTGATCGACGTCGCCGTGCGTCGGCTGCGCAACAAGCTTGATCTGCCCTTCGCGCGACCGCTGCTGCACACCGTCCGCGGCATGGGCTACGTGCTCGAAGATAGGCCATCGTGA
- a CDS encoding efflux RND transporter periplasmic adaptor subunit → MSYQSSLWTRTLCASAIAFSLSSTALAADEFAVSAAQMQALGVKLQRLDKPASIPGMTYPARVVLPPSQEYVVSAPLAGVVDQLLVGQNEAVKPGQALLRLASPELGEQQLKLMEAASRNRLAQRTLQREKQLASEGIVPERRAQDAQNAAAEEQARVRQAEAALRLAGLDAASIRRVAEGNAMQDALVIRARAGGIVTELSIKPGQRVALSDPLVRVADTGKLWLDIQLPVERQSQVTARGGQVGIVGRDASAVTASLGSTVSDNQTIVLRAQVTRGAALLRPGEFVQAQVAFFGSGEGWPVPVAAVARQDGKAYVFVRTDKGFVATPVEVLDSAGQALRITGALRPGQEIAITSVIGLKAAWLGKGGGEKGE, encoded by the coding sequence ATGTCTTACCAATCTTCACTATGGACGCGCACGCTCTGCGCTTCCGCAATCGCGTTCTCTCTCTCGTCAACGGCCTTGGCTGCCGACGAGTTCGCCGTTTCCGCCGCGCAGATGCAGGCCCTGGGCGTAAAGCTACAGCGCCTCGATAAACCTGCATCCATTCCGGGCATGACCTACCCAGCCCGTGTCGTGCTGCCTCCCTCGCAGGAATACGTCGTCAGCGCGCCGCTGGCCGGCGTGGTCGATCAATTGCTGGTCGGTCAGAACGAAGCCGTCAAGCCGGGGCAAGCCTTACTCCGCCTGGCCAGCCCGGAATTGGGCGAGCAGCAGCTCAAGCTGATGGAGGCGGCTTCACGCAACCGCTTGGCGCAACGAACCCTGCAACGCGAGAAGCAACTGGCATCCGAAGGCATCGTGCCCGAGCGCCGTGCGCAGGACGCACAGAACGCCGCCGCAGAGGAGCAAGCTCGCGTGCGACAGGCTGAGGCCGCTTTGCGGCTGGCCGGATTGGATGCCGCATCCATACGCCGCGTTGCTGAAGGCAACGCCATGCAGGATGCGCTAGTCATCCGGGCACGCGCCGGGGGCATCGTGACCGAGCTGAGCATCAAGCCTGGCCAGCGTGTAGCACTCTCCGATCCCTTGGTGCGGGTTGCCGACACCGGCAAGCTGTGGCTCGACATTCAATTGCCGGTGGAGCGTCAGTCGCAGGTGACGGCGCGCGGCGGTCAGGTGGGCATCGTAGGTCGGGATGCGAGCGCCGTCACCGCAAGCCTGGGCAGCACGGTCAGCGACAACCAGACGATCGTGCTGCGCGCGCAGGTCACGCGCGGGGCGGCATTGCTGCGGCCGGGCGAGTTCGTGCAGGCCCAAGTGGCCTTTTTCGGTAGCGGCGAAGGCTGGCCGGTGCCGGTCGCCGCCGTGGCGCGACAGGACGGCAAAGCCTATGTCTTTGTACGCACCGACAAGGGCTTCGTGGCCACGCCAGTGGAGGTACTGGACAGCGCCGGCCAGGCCCTGCGCATCACGGGCGCGCTGCGCCCGGGCCAGGAGATCGCCATCACGTCCGTAATCGGCCTGAAAGCAGCCTGGCTCGGCAAGGGCGGCGGCGAGAAGGGTGAATGA
- a CDS encoding DUF4148 domain-containing protein yields MKLTHLVALQAVVLVTALPMSAQANSIWHPAPTEEGFTYHPDHWKSTKTRAQVMAEVEVARKDGTLALMARGLPVPIKSSESPKTRAQVIEEMRNELPEARRERLKLYSGGQ; encoded by the coding sequence ATGAAACTTACCCACCTCGTCGCCCTCCAGGCTGTCGTATTGGTCACGGCACTGCCGATGTCAGCCCAGGCGAATTCCATCTGGCATCCTGCACCCACTGAAGAAGGCTTCACCTACCATCCCGACCATTGGAAGAGCACCAAGACCCGCGCCCAGGTGATGGCCGAGGTCGAGGTAGCTCGCAAGGACGGTACGCTCGCGTTGATGGCGCGTGGACTGCCTGTGCCCATCAAGAGTTCGGAGTCGCCGAAGACGCGCGCGCAAGTTATCGAGGAAATGCGTAACGAGTTACCGGAGGCTCGGCGCGAACGGCTCAAGCTGTATTCTGGCGGCCAATAA
- a CDS encoding MFS transporter, translating to MLQILANRTYRHLFLAQVIALVGTGLATVALGLLAYQLAGADAGTVLGTAFAIKMVAYVGVAPVAAALADRFPRRTMLVCLDLVRAAVALLLPFVSQAWQVYVLIFVLQAASAAFTPTFQATIPDVLPDEKEYTQALSLSRLAYDMESLVSPMLAAALLTVVSFHNLFAGTVVGFLASAALVVSVVLPSPKPSERRGIYDRTTRGLRIYLATPRLRGLWAVQAGVAAAGAMVFVNTVVLVQSAWSLSQTQVALALATFGAGSMVAALALPRALERLPDRPVMLAGLAVLVLGLALGPIVQGMNGLLPLWFVLGLGYSAAQTPSGRLLRRSAHPEDRPAVYAAQFALSHACWLVFYPLAGWLGARAGLPWTFAVHCAAAIVALVLTLKLWPVDDPEVLEHEHHDLPPGHAHADGTEPRTVRLRHTHPYVVDDLHPRWPGLER from the coding sequence ATGCTGCAGATTCTTGCCAACCGCACGTACCGACACCTGTTCCTTGCACAGGTGATCGCGCTCGTCGGTACGGGATTGGCGACAGTCGCGCTCGGGCTGCTGGCATACCAGTTGGCAGGGGCGGACGCAGGAACGGTGCTCGGCACGGCATTCGCGATCAAGATGGTGGCCTACGTTGGTGTGGCCCCGGTTGCAGCCGCGCTGGCAGACCGATTCCCTCGTCGCACGATGCTGGTCTGTCTGGATCTGGTACGCGCTGCCGTTGCGCTACTGCTGCCTTTCGTTTCGCAGGCGTGGCAGGTCTATGTCCTGATCTTCGTACTGCAAGCGGCGTCGGCGGCCTTTACGCCGACCTTCCAGGCGACGATCCCCGACGTACTGCCCGATGAGAAGGAATACACGCAGGCGCTCTCGCTTTCGCGCTTGGCCTACGACATGGAAAGTCTCGTGAGCCCGATGCTGGCGGCGGCGCTCCTGACGGTCGTCAGCTTTCACAACCTGTTCGCCGGCACAGTCGTCGGCTTTCTTGCATCCGCCGCGCTTGTGGTTTCAGTCGTGCTGCCGAGCCCCAAGCCGAGCGAGCGTCGCGGCATCTACGACCGCACGACGCGCGGCCTGCGCATCTACCTCGCGACGCCCCGGTTGCGGGGACTGTGGGCCGTGCAGGCGGGTGTGGCGGCGGCCGGTGCCATGGTCTTCGTGAACACCGTGGTACTGGTGCAGTCCGCTTGGAGTTTGAGCCAAACCCAGGTGGCATTGGCCTTGGCGACATTCGGTGCGGGGTCCATGGTGGCAGCGCTGGCCTTGCCGCGGGCACTGGAGCGCTTACCCGATCGGCCAGTGATGCTCGCGGGTTTGGCCGTGCTGGTGCTGGGGTTGGCCCTTGGGCCGATCGTTCAGGGAATGAATGGCCTGCTGCCGTTGTGGTTCGTGCTCGGCCTTGGATACTCCGCCGCTCAGACGCCTTCGGGTCGCTTGCTGCGCCGCTCTGCGCATCCGGAAGATCGACCGGCAGTGTACGCGGCGCAGTTCGCGCTATCGCATGCCTGCTGGCTGGTGTTCTATCCATTGGCCGGATGGCTTGGGGCACGAGCGGGGCTGCCCTGGACCTTCGCAGTGCACTGCGCAGCAGCAATCGTCGCACTCGTGCTGACCCTGAAGCTCTGGCCGGTCGATGACCCGGAAGTGCTTGAGCATGAGCACCATGACCTGCCGCCAGGGCACGCGCACGCGGATGGCACTGAGCCAAGGACCGTAAGACTGCGCCATACCCACCCCTATGTGGTGGACGACCTGCACCCACGTTGGCCGGGACTAGAACGATGA
- a CDS encoding metal-sensing transcriptional repressor, with translation MNSPHPHVHQTHPAIVKRLRRAGGHLNSIVEMIEQGRSCLDIAQQLQAVEKAIQQAKKTLIQDHLDHCLEDVVGPLARDQRESMAEFKEITRYL, from the coding sequence ATGAACTCACCTCACCCTCACGTACATCAAACACACCCCGCGATCGTCAAGCGGCTGCGCCGCGCCGGAGGTCATCTGAACAGCATCGTGGAAATGATCGAGCAAGGCCGCTCCTGCCTCGACATAGCCCAGCAGCTACAGGCGGTGGAGAAGGCAATTCAGCAGGCGAAGAAGACGCTCATTCAGGACCACCTTGATCACTGCCTGGAGGATGTGGTTGGCCCCTTGGCGCGCGATCAACGCGAGTCCATGGCCGAGTTCAAAGAAATCACCCGATACCTGTGA
- a CDS encoding heavy metal translocating P-type ATPase: protein MNHLADTSKSSVLGLMTRERWIEVGRIALTGAVALLYWRQLVPLYVLWVAVAIGLYPLVKTGLIDLFTERKIGTEIFVTIATLVAVFGGETVAGAVLMVIILIAEFIAELNTDRARASIKELIGAVPQTALVREDGTERTVPITAVKAGQVVLVRTGEKIPVDGVVVGGSAAVNQAPITGESVPQDKTEGTQVFAGTIVESGAIDVRTDRVGGDTIFSRIIALVESAESERAPVQKLADKVASWLIPVVLIFLVGVFLVTRDVSKVVTLLIFTSPAELGLATPLVMIAAIARAARSGILIKGGLYLELLAKADAVVFDKTGTLTANKPEVVQIQSFDPTLNEDDLLRLAAAADRRSAHPLAKAVFEGATRRSIQVPEPQTFEQLQARGVKATVDGRIVLVGNPALLLEAGVTIDRPVAESGRTPVHVAVDGKLAGVIFIADTLRPGAREAIASLKESGVKHVVMLTGDNAATANAIAGELGVDDVKADLMPEGKVAAISELQKQGLKVAMVGDGVNDAPALASADVGIAMGGGGAQAALEAADIALMTDDLSRIVAARSIARRSYRTIQENLWVGVGVVHVLGITAALLGWIGPIQAAFIHLGPDVLVFLNSVKLLRVKIAGT from the coding sequence ATGAACCACCTAGCTGATACATCCAAGAGTAGCGTCCTCGGGCTTATGACGCGGGAGCGTTGGATCGAGGTCGGGCGCATCGCTTTGACGGGAGCCGTCGCACTGCTCTATTGGCGACAACTCGTGCCGCTCTACGTTCTGTGGGTAGCGGTGGCCATCGGCCTTTACCCGCTCGTCAAGACCGGGCTGATTGATCTGTTCACCGAACGGAAGATCGGCACCGAAATCTTCGTCACGATTGCGACGCTCGTCGCGGTGTTCGGCGGCGAAACGGTCGCGGGTGCAGTGTTGATGGTCATCATCCTCATCGCCGAGTTCATCGCCGAGTTGAACACCGATCGCGCGCGGGCTTCCATCAAGGAGCTGATCGGCGCTGTGCCGCAAACGGCACTGGTCCGCGAGGATGGTACGGAGCGCACAGTGCCCATCACCGCGGTCAAGGCCGGACAAGTCGTTCTCGTGCGTACCGGCGAGAAGATTCCGGTGGACGGCGTGGTGGTCGGCGGTAGCGCTGCAGTGAATCAGGCGCCGATCACGGGCGAAAGCGTGCCCCAGGACAAAACCGAAGGCACGCAAGTCTTCGCCGGAACAATCGTCGAATCCGGCGCGATCGACGTGCGCACGGATAGGGTCGGCGGCGACACGATCTTTTCCCGCATCATTGCCTTGGTCGAGAGCGCCGAGTCCGAGAGAGCACCAGTACAGAAGCTGGCGGACAAGGTGGCGAGCTGGCTGATCCCGGTCGTTCTGATCTTTCTGGTCGGCGTATTCCTCGTCACGCGCGATGTCTCGAAGGTGGTGACGCTGTTGATCTTCACGTCGCCGGCAGAGCTTGGCCTGGCGACACCGCTCGTCATGATTGCTGCAATCGCCCGCGCTGCGCGGAGCGGCATTCTGATCAAGGGCGGCCTCTATCTGGAGCTGCTGGCGAAGGCCGACGCGGTGGTCTTTGATAAGACCGGCACCCTGACCGCGAACAAGCCGGAGGTCGTACAGATTCAGTCCTTCGATCCGACCCTCAATGAGGACGATCTTCTGCGCCTTGCGGCTGCGGCAGACCGACGCTCCGCGCATCCGCTGGCCAAAGCTGTTTTCGAGGGTGCGACGCGCCGAAGCATTCAGGTGCCGGAACCACAAACCTTCGAGCAGTTGCAGGCGCGCGGCGTCAAGGCAACCGTCGACGGCAGGATCGTGCTGGTGGGCAATCCGGCTTTGTTGCTTGAGGCCGGGGTGACGATCGACCGACCTGTCGCAGAGTCCGGCCGTACCCCGGTGCATGTGGCGGTAGACGGCAAGCTCGCCGGTGTCATCTTCATTGCCGACACGCTGCGGCCGGGAGCGCGTGAGGCGATTGCCTCGCTCAAGGAAAGCGGCGTCAAGCATGTTGTCATGTTGACGGGAGACAACGCCGCAACGGCCAACGCGATCGCGGGCGAACTCGGCGTGGATGACGTGAAAGCCGACCTGATGCCGGAGGGCAAGGTCGCCGCGATCTCAGAGCTTCAGAAGCAGGGGCTCAAGGTCGCCATGGTCGGCGATGGCGTCAACGACGCCCCCGCGCTGGCGAGCGCAGATGTCGGCATCGCCATGGGCGGCGGCGGCGCCCAAGCAGCCCTTGAAGCGGCAGACATCGCGTTGATGACCGACGACCTGAGCAGGATCGTGGCTGCACGCAGCATTGCCCGCCGCTCCTACCGCACCATCCAGGAGAACCTGTGGGTTGGCGTTGGCGTTGTGCATGTACTTGGGATCACTGCCGCGTTGCTGGGGTGGATCGGACCGATTCAGGCGGCCTTCATCCACCTCGGCCCTGACGTCCTGGTGTTCCTGAACTCCGTGAAGCTGTTGCGGGTGAAGATCGCTGGTACATGA
- a CDS encoding HupE/UreJ family protein, with protein sequence MHIRSRGGSPVLPWLNWRSRLLLTTLVFATLLTFTAEAIAHAVTEGDKGYIQEISGVNLLPFVYLGAKHMMTGYDHILFLFGVIFFLYRMKHIAIYVSLFALGHSTTMILGVYLNVGINSYVIDAIIGLSVVYKALDNIGAFQRWLGFQPNTKVATLVFGLFHGCGLATKILEYEISPDGLVPNLLAFNVGVELGQLMALAVILIVMGYWRRTRSFLRHAYSANVVMMSLGFMLVGYQLTGFFVS encoded by the coding sequence ATGCACATCCGCTCTCGCGGCGGGTCACCAGTTCTTCCGTGGTTGAACTGGCGGTCCCGTCTGCTCCTCACTACGCTCGTTTTCGCCACCCTACTTACCTTTACGGCAGAGGCCATCGCCCATGCTGTGACCGAAGGCGACAAAGGGTACATCCAGGAAATCTCTGGAGTGAACCTGCTGCCCTTCGTCTATCTGGGTGCCAAGCACATGATGACGGGCTACGACCACATTCTCTTTCTGTTCGGCGTCATCTTCTTCCTCTACAGGATGAAGCACATCGCCATCTACGTGAGCTTGTTCGCTCTGGGTCACTCGACCACCATGATCCTGGGCGTGTACTTGAACGTCGGCATCAATAGCTATGTCATCGACGCCATCATCGGCTTGTCTGTGGTGTACAAGGCACTCGACAACATTGGTGCCTTCCAACGTTGGCTGGGGTTCCAGCCCAACACCAAGGTTGCAACCTTGGTGTTTGGACTGTTCCACGGATGCGGCCTCGCTACCAAGATTCTCGAATACGAGATTTCGCCCGATGGACTAGTCCCTAACTTGCTGGCCTTCAACGTTGGGGTGGAGTTAGGCCAGTTGATGGCTCTCGCCGTCATTCTTATCGTCATGGGCTATTGGCGTCGCACCCGCAGCTTCTTGCGTCACGCCTACAGCGCCAATGTGGTCATGATGAGCCTGGGCTTCATGCTTGTGGGCTATCAATTGACCGGCTTCTTCGTTTCCTGA
- a CDS encoding heavy metal sensor histidine kinase: MSTQQGGSLGRRLARWLALLTLAGLALTCLAVYTATALSFEERQMDTLRQKQLQVNHLIAEGGTLDNAMLTHKLDDAMVGHSNVGIILIDADDRVLYTNSAGRRLHSGAVGRVPEANPVVSAKHRTMNLRFEGKTDASSVHGLLSLDVSEDDRVLKRLARTLIVAALAGAVVIAAGGFTLVQIGLRPVRDLSPQIQALEADTLHQQLDGTGQPDELVPLVTHVNGLLRRLHKAYEQLEAFNADVAHELFTPLATLMGSTEIALRKARNVESLRDVLGAHLEDLQRMSMIVQDMLFLSQADRGTEARREAIDSLADVARAVADLHEAAIEEAGLQLLVDGDATGAADMRLLQRALSNLIGNATRHARPQSTIAVKIERLGDEVALRVVNQGHTIPAEHLPNLFNRFYRVDAARTDGLRNHGLGLAIVAAIARMHGGRTVAESSDGVTSIGLVVPCH, from the coding sequence GTGAGTACGCAGCAAGGCGGATCGCTGGGCCGACGACTTGCACGTTGGCTCGCTCTCCTGACGCTGGCGGGGCTCGCACTGACCTGTTTGGCGGTCTATACCGCTACGGCGTTGAGCTTCGAGGAGCGCCAGATGGACACGCTGCGACAGAAGCAGCTTCAAGTGAATCACCTTATTGCCGAGGGAGGAACGCTGGACAATGCGATGCTCACGCACAAGCTCGACGATGCCATGGTCGGGCACTCGAACGTGGGGATCATCCTGATCGACGCCGATGATCGAGTGCTCTACACCAACTCTGCTGGTCGCCGGCTCCACTCTGGCGCCGTTGGCCGCGTGCCTGAGGCCAACCCGGTTGTGTCAGCCAAGCACCGCACGATGAACCTGCGATTTGAGGGCAAGACGGACGCCAGTTCTGTTCACGGGCTACTGAGCCTCGACGTTAGCGAAGACGACCGCGTGCTCAAGCGCTTGGCGCGCACGCTGATCGTGGCCGCACTCGCTGGAGCCGTGGTGATTGCGGCCGGAGGCTTCACGCTCGTACAAATCGGTCTGCGGCCGGTACGCGATCTATCTCCCCAGATTCAGGCGCTGGAAGCCGATACGCTGCATCAACAATTGGACGGCACCGGGCAACCCGACGAACTGGTTCCGCTTGTGACTCATGTCAACGGACTGTTGAGGCGTCTTCACAAGGCCTACGAACAATTGGAAGCGTTCAACGCTGACGTCGCTCACGAATTGTTCACGCCGCTGGCGACTTTGATGGGAAGCACCGAGATTGCTTTGCGCAAGGCACGCAATGTCGAGTCGCTCCGGGACGTGTTGGGCGCGCACCTCGAAGACCTGCAACGCATGTCGATGATCGTGCAAGATATGCTGTTTCTGTCGCAGGCCGATCGCGGAACCGAGGCGCGTCGTGAGGCGATCGATAGTCTGGCTGACGTTGCGCGCGCGGTAGCAGATCTTCACGAGGCCGCCATTGAGGAAGCTGGACTTCAGTTGCTTGTGGACGGTGACGCCACTGGCGCGGCAGACATGCGGCTGCTGCAGCGCGCCCTGTCCAACCTGATTGGCAACGCGACTCGGCATGCTCGCCCGCAGAGCACGATTGCGGTGAAGATCGAGCGGCTGGGCGACGAGGTAGCTCTACGAGTTGTGAACCAGGGCCACACGATCCCCGCTGAACACCTGCCGAACCTGTTCAACCGCTTCTACCGCGTGGACGCGGCGCGAACGGATGGCCTTCGCAATCACGGGCTTGGCTTGGCCATTGTGGCCGCCATCGCCCGCATGCACGGAGGGCGTACCGTGGCCGAGTCGAGCGATGGCGTCACGTCCATTGGGCTAGTAGTACCTTGCCATTAA